The Pyxidicoccus sp. MSG2 DNA segment CGTTCCTTCCGGCCCGCAGGCGGCCGGGTTGGCGGAAGGAACGTTCCTTCCGGTCCGCCCGGGCGACGGAACGGCGGAAGGAACGTTCCTTCCGGCTGGCGGGCGGCCGGGGGCCGGGGCTCGGCAGGCCCGGGCCAGGACTCGCACGACGGATGCGGAGGCCGGGGGGTTGACGCCCGACATGTCATGGCCATAAATAACCATCAGGTTATGAAACCAACGAGTCATGGACAGCTGACGTCTGCTCGCCTCGATGCGACCTTCGCCGCGCTCGCGGACCCCACGCGGCGGGCCATCCTCGCCCGGCTGGCTTCGGGTGAGGCGTCGGTGGCGGAGCTGGCCGAACCGTTCGCGATGAGCCAGCCCGCCATCTCCAAGCACCTCAAGGTGCTCGAGCGCGCGGGGTTGATTTCCAGCGGCATCGACGCGCAGCGGCGCCCCCGTCGCCTGGAGGCCACACCGCTCGCGGAGGCCAACGCCTGGCTGGAGAACTACCGCCGGTACTGGGAGGCGAACTTCGAGCATCTCGATGCCGTGCTGGAGGAACTGAAGACCCAGGAAGCACCAGAGCCCCACAAGCGGAGGAAGAAGAAATGACCCCACGAAACGTAGGGAAGCTGAGTCTCGCGACCGAGGGCGACCGGGACCTCGTCATGACGCGCGTCTTCAACGCGCCTCGCAGAATGGTCTTCGACGCCTGGACCCGGCCCGAGCTCCTCAAGCGATGGCTCGGAATCCAGAACGGCTGGTCGATGACCGTCTGCGAGGTCGACCTGAAGGTGGGCGGAGGCTACCGCTTCGTCTGGAGCCGACAGGGTGGCGGCAACCTGGGGATGCGCGGCGTCTACCGCGAAATCGTCCCCGGCGAGCGCATCGTGAGCACCGAGGTGTTCGACGATGCCTGGTACCCTGGGGAAGCGGTGGGCACCCTCACCTTCGTCGAGCAGGACGGGAAGACCACCGTCACCAGCACGATGCGCTACGCCT contains these protein-coding regions:
- a CDS encoding ArsR/SmtB family transcription factor; translation: MKPTSHGQLTSARLDATFAALADPTRRAILARLASGEASVAELAEPFAMSQPAISKHLKVLERAGLISSGIDAQRRPRRLEATPLAEANAWLENYRRYWEANFEHLDAVLEELKTQEAPEPHKRRKKK
- a CDS encoding SRPBCC family protein → MTPRNVGKLSLATEGDRDLVMTRVFNAPRRMVFDAWTRPELLKRWLGIQNGWSMTVCEVDLKVGGGYRFVWSRQGGGNLGMRGVYREIVPGERIVSTEVFDDAWYPGEAVGTLTFVEQDGKTTVTSTMRYASKEALEAVLKTPMERGVAASYDKLEELLVSQAAA